Proteins encoded within one genomic window of [Enterobacter] lignolyticus SCF1:
- a CDS encoding DUF454 family protein: protein MQRIILIIIGWLAVALGTLGVFLPLLPTTPFILLAAWCFARSSPRFHRWLLYRSWFGGYLRHWQQYKAMPPGAKPKAIAVILITFAISLWLVNMLWVRLLLLAILAGLLFFMWRIPVVDSEQQKQ, encoded by the coding sequence ATGCAACGCATTATTCTAATCATCATTGGCTGGTTGGCGGTAGCGCTCGGTACGCTTGGCGTGTTTTTACCGCTGCTGCCGACGACGCCGTTTATTCTGCTGGCGGCCTGGTGCTTTGCGCGTTCGTCGCCGCGTTTTCATCGCTGGCTGCTGTACCGCTCCTGGTTTGGCGGTTATCTGCGCCACTGGCAGCAGTATAAAGCGATGCCGCCAGGGGCCAAGCCCAAAGCGATCGCGGTGATCCTCATTACCTTCGCGATTTCCCTCTGGCTGGTTAATATGCTGTGGGTGCGTCTGCTGCTGCTGGCGATCCTCGCCGGGCTGTTGTTCTTTATGTGGCGCATCCCGGTGGTTGATTCAGAACAACAAAAACAATAA
- the dnaX gene encoding DNA polymerase III subunit gamma/tau: MSYQVLARKWRPQTFADVVGQEHVLTALANGLASGRIHHAYLFSGTRGVGKTSIARLLAKGLNCETGITATPCGVCDNCREIELGRFVDLIEIDAASRTKVEDTRDLLDNVQYAPARGRFKVYLIDEVHMLSRHSFNALLKTLEEPPSHVKFLLATTDPQKLPVTILSRCLQFHLKALDVDQIRAQLEHILGEEKINFESRALQLLARAAEGSLRDALSLTDQAIASGDGQLTAQTVSTMLGTLDDAQALSLIEALVAADGERVMTLIHDAASRGAEWEALLVEMQSLLHRIAMVQLSPSALGSDMAAVEHRMRELARTVPPADVQLYYQTLLIGRKELPYAPDRRMGVEMTLLRALAFHPRKPLPEPEVRAPSFAPAAPGPVTTPAAVPPQATVAPVHDALPDATSQVLAARNQLQRAQGAPKAKKSEPAAASRARPVNNAALERLASVTERVQARPSPSALEQQRPEKKEAYRWKATTIVEEVKEEVATPKALKKALEHEKTPELAAKLAVESVARDAWAAQVSQLKLPKLVEQVALNAWKEQEGAVVRLHLRSSQRHLNNAGAQKALAEALSELTGSAVELTIVEDDNPAVRTPLEWRQAIYEEKLAQAREAIIADNNIQTLRRFFDADLDEESIRPI, translated from the coding sequence ATGAGTTATCAGGTCTTAGCCCGAAAATGGCGCCCACAAACCTTTGCTGACGTCGTCGGCCAGGAACATGTGCTGACCGCACTGGCGAACGGCCTGGCGTCCGGTCGTATCCATCACGCGTACCTGTTTTCCGGCACCCGGGGCGTCGGGAAAACGTCGATTGCCCGCCTGCTGGCGAAAGGGCTGAACTGCGAAACCGGCATTACCGCAACCCCGTGCGGCGTCTGCGATAACTGCCGTGAAATCGAGCTGGGGCGTTTTGTCGATCTGATCGAAATTGACGCCGCCTCGCGTACCAAAGTTGAAGATACCCGCGATCTGCTGGATAACGTGCAGTACGCGCCCGCGCGCGGCCGATTCAAGGTCTACCTGATTGACGAAGTGCACATGCTGTCGCGTCATAGCTTCAACGCGCTGTTGAAAACGCTGGAAGAACCGCCTTCGCACGTCAAATTTCTGCTGGCGACGACCGACCCGCAAAAGCTGCCGGTCACCATTCTCTCGCGTTGCCTGCAGTTCCACCTCAAAGCGCTCGACGTCGATCAGATTCGCGCGCAGCTGGAGCATATCCTTGGCGAGGAGAAGATTAATTTTGAGTCGCGGGCGCTGCAGCTGCTGGCGCGCGCGGCCGAGGGCAGCCTGCGCGACGCCCTGAGCCTCACCGATCAGGCGATCGCCAGCGGCGACGGGCAGCTCACGGCACAGACCGTCAGCACCATGCTCGGTACGCTGGATGACGCCCAGGCGCTGTCGCTTATTGAAGCGCTGGTTGCCGCTGACGGCGAACGCGTGATGACCCTTATCCACGACGCCGCCTCGCGCGGCGCCGAGTGGGAGGCGCTGCTGGTAGAGATGCAAAGCCTGCTGCACCGTATCGCGATGGTGCAGCTGTCGCCGTCGGCGCTGGGCAGCGATATGGCGGCGGTGGAACACCGTATGCGCGAACTGGCGCGTACCGTCCCGCCCGCCGACGTTCAGCTCTACTACCAGACGCTGCTGATTGGCCGCAAAGAGCTTCCCTACGCGCCGGACAGGCGCATGGGCGTTGAAATGACGCTGCTGCGCGCGCTGGCGTTCCATCCGCGCAAGCCGCTGCCGGAACCGGAGGTGCGGGCGCCGTCGTTTGCCCCTGCGGCGCCGGGCCCGGTGACGACCCCTGCGGCGGTGCCGCCGCAGGCGACCGTTGCGCCGGTACATGACGCGCTGCCCGATGCCACAAGCCAGGTGCTGGCGGCACGCAATCAGCTGCAGCGCGCGCAGGGAGCACCCAAAGCAAAAAAGAGTGAACCGGCAGCCGCATCCCGCGCGCGGCCGGTGAATAACGCTGCGCTGGAGAGACTGGCCTCGGTGACTGAGCGCGTCCAGGCGCGTCCATCGCCGTCGGCGCTGGAGCAGCAGCGCCCGGAGAAAAAAGAGGCTTATCGCTGGAAGGCCACGACCATCGTTGAAGAGGTCAAGGAAGAGGTCGCGACGCCGAAGGCGCTGAAAAAAGCGCTTGAGCATGAAAAAACGCCGGAGCTTGCCGCCAAACTGGCGGTGGAGTCCGTGGCGCGCGATGCCTGGGCGGCGCAGGTGAGCCAGCTCAAACTCCCGAAGCTGGTCGAGCAGGTGGCGCTCAACGCCTGGAAAGAGCAGGAGGGCGCCGTGGTGCGTCTGCACCTGCGTTCTTCGCAGCGTCATCTGAATAATGCCGGCGCGCAGAAGGCGCTGGCGGAGGCCCTGAGCGAATTAACCGGTTCAGCGGTTGAACTGACCATCGTGGAAGATGATAATCCCGCGGTGCGTACGCCGCTGGAGTGGCGCCAGGCCATTTATGAAGAAAAGCTCGCGCAGGCGCGCGAGGCGATTATTGCGGATAACAACATTCAGACTCTGCGCCGGTTTTTCGACGCCGATCTGGATGAAGAGAGTATTCGCCCCATTTGA
- a CDS encoding YbaB/EbfC family nucleoid-associated protein encodes MFGGKGGLGNLMKQAQQMQEKMQKMQEEIAKLEVTGESGAGLVKVTINGAHNCRRVEIDPSLLEDDKEMLEDLVAAAFNDAARRIEETQKEKMASVSSGMQLPPGFKMPF; translated from the coding sequence ATGTTCGGTGGTAAAGGCGGTCTGGGTAACCTGATGAAGCAGGCCCAGCAGATGCAAGAAAAAATGCAGAAAATGCAGGAAGAAATCGCTAAGCTGGAAGTCACTGGCGAATCCGGCGCAGGTCTGGTGAAGGTCACCATCAACGGCGCGCATAACTGCCGTCGCGTGGAAATCGACCCGAGCCTGCTCGAAGACGACAAAGAGATGCTGGAAGATCTGGTTGCCGCGGCGTTCAACGATGCCGCTCGCCGTATCGAAGAGACTCAGAAAGAGAAAATGGCGTCTGTGTCCTCCGGTATGCAGCTGCCGCCAGGCTTTAAGATGCCGTTCTGA
- the mscK gene encoding mechanosensitive channel MscK has product MSHNTRWRKSLSAFIVILTCFFGSISLSQARAQNSNDLPDRSDVQKQLATLTKKKDLSPQDKLIEQDLTDTLQMLDKIDRVKDETAQLKQQIEQAPTKMRQAVDGLNALSDADNDTETRKVLAQLSMRQLEARVSDVLDNLQSAQSDLATYNSQLVSLQTQPERVQNAMYNASQQLQQVRNRLNGTTVGEGALRPTQQTMLLVQQVLLNAEIDQQRKSLEGNTVLQDTLQKQRDYVTANSNRLEHQLQLLQEAVNSKRLTLTEKTAKEAMSPDDAARIQANPLVKQELDINHQLSERLIKATENGNQLVQQNIRVKNWLDRALQSERNIKEQISMLKGSLLLSRILYQEQQTLPSADELEDMTNRIADLRLEQFEVNQQRDALFQNDDYVTNLEEGHSNDVNPEVHDALLQVVDMRRELLDQMNKQLGNQLMMAINLQINQQQLVGVSKSLRSILTQQIFWVNSNKPMDWDWFKSFPSALKDQFSKMKITVNWEKAWPAVFIAFLAGLPLLLIAGLIRWRLSWLRAYQQKLASQVGQLRNDSQLNTPKAILIDLIRALPVVMIILAVGLILLTMQLNVSDLLWAFCKKLALFWLVFGLCWKVLEKNGVAVTHFNMPPQLTSHWRRQIVRISLALLPLHFWSVAAELSPLHLMDDVLGQFAIFLNLLAITILVWPMCRESWRDKESHGLRLLTITTLSIVPIALMVLTATGYFYTTLRLSGRWIETVYLVIVWNLLYQTVLRGLSVAARRIAYRRALARRQHLVKEGAEGVEPQEEPSIALEEVNQQTLRITMLVMVALFGVMFWAIWSDLITVFAYLDSITLWHYSVTEAGADVIRNVTLGSLLFALVAGMVALALIRNLPGLLEVLVLSRLNMRQGASYAITTILNYVIIAVGAMTVFGSLGVSWDKLQWLAAALSVGLGFGLQEIFGNFVSGLIILFERPVRIGDTVTIGTFSGTVSKIRIRATTITDFDRKEVIIPNKAFVTERLINWSLSDTITRVVIRLGVAYGSDLDKVKEVLLRVAHEHPKVMQDPAPSVFFTTFGASTLDHELRLYVRELRDRSYTVDELNRAIDRLCRENDINIAFNQLEVHLRNEKGDEVTEVKRDVKGDDPTPSQA; this is encoded by the coding sequence ATGTCGCACAACACTCGCTGGCGGAAATCGCTTTCCGCTTTTATCGTTATCCTGACTTGTTTCTTTGGCTCCATCTCGCTGAGTCAGGCCCGCGCACAGAACAGCAACGACTTGCCCGACCGTAGCGATGTGCAAAAGCAGCTTGCCACCCTGACCAAGAAAAAAGATCTCTCCCCGCAGGACAAGCTTATCGAGCAGGACCTGACCGATACGCTGCAGATGCTCGACAAAATCGACCGCGTCAAAGACGAAACGGCGCAGCTCAAACAGCAGATTGAACAGGCGCCGACCAAAATGCGTCAGGCGGTGGACGGTCTGAATGCCCTGAGCGATGCGGATAACGATACCGAAACGCGTAAGGTGCTGGCCCAGCTCTCGATGCGGCAGCTGGAGGCGCGCGTCAGCGACGTGCTGGACAACCTGCAGTCGGCGCAAAGCGATCTCGCCACCTACAACAGCCAGCTTGTCTCGCTGCAGACGCAGCCCGAGCGCGTGCAGAACGCCATGTACAACGCGTCCCAGCAGCTGCAGCAGGTACGCAACCGGCTGAACGGCACCACGGTCGGCGAGGGGGCGCTGCGCCCGACGCAGCAGACCATGCTGCTGGTGCAGCAGGTGCTGCTGAATGCGGAGATAGACCAGCAGCGGAAAAGCCTCGAAGGCAACACCGTGCTGCAGGACACCCTGCAAAAGCAGCGCGACTACGTCACGGCCAACAGTAATCGCCTTGAGCATCAGCTCCAGCTGTTGCAGGAAGCGGTAAACAGCAAGCGCCTCACCCTGACTGAAAAGACCGCCAAAGAGGCCATGTCTCCGGATGACGCCGCGCGCATTCAGGCGAATCCACTGGTGAAGCAGGAACTCGATATCAACCACCAGCTGAGCGAGCGGCTGATTAAAGCCACCGAAAACGGCAACCAGCTGGTGCAGCAGAACATCAGGGTCAAAAACTGGCTCGATCGCGCGCTGCAGTCGGAGCGTAACATCAAAGAGCAGATTTCGATGCTCAAAGGCAGCCTGCTGCTGTCGCGTATTCTTTATCAGGAGCAGCAGACCCTGCCGTCTGCTGACGAACTGGAGGATATGACCAACCGCATCGCCGACCTGCGCCTTGAGCAGTTTGAGGTGAATCAGCAGCGCGATGCGCTGTTCCAGAATGATGACTATGTGACCAACCTTGAAGAAGGCCACAGCAACGACGTCAACCCTGAAGTGCACGATGCGCTGCTGCAGGTTGTTGATATGCGCCGCGAGCTGCTGGATCAGATGAACAAGCAGCTGGGCAACCAGCTGATGATGGCTATTAACCTGCAGATCAACCAGCAGCAGCTGGTCGGGGTATCAAAAAGCCTGCGATCCATTCTGACGCAGCAGATTTTCTGGGTGAACAGCAATAAGCCAATGGACTGGGACTGGTTTAAATCCTTCCCGTCGGCGCTGAAAGACCAGTTCAGCAAGATGAAAATCACCGTGAACTGGGAGAAAGCCTGGCCCGCGGTGTTTATCGCGTTCCTCGCCGGCCTGCCGCTGTTGCTCATTGCCGGACTCATTCGCTGGCGTCTGTCCTGGCTGCGGGCTTACCAGCAGAAGCTGGCCTCCCAGGTCGGGCAGCTGCGTAACGACAGCCAGCTGAATACGCCGAAGGCGATTCTTATCGATCTTATCCGCGCTCTGCCGGTGGTGATGATTATCCTGGCGGTCGGGCTTATTCTGCTGACCATGCAGCTTAACGTCAGCGATCTGCTGTGGGCGTTCTGTAAGAAGCTGGCGCTGTTCTGGCTGGTGTTTGGCCTGTGCTGGAAAGTGCTGGAGAAGAATGGCGTCGCCGTTACGCACTTTAATATGCCGCCGCAGCTGACCAGCCACTGGCGCCGCCAGATTGTGCGCATCAGCCTGGCGCTGCTGCCGTTGCACTTCTGGTCGGTAGCGGCGGAGCTGTCGCCGCTGCATCTGATGGACGACGTGCTGGGGCAGTTCGCCATCTTCCTGAACCTGCTGGCCATCACGATTCTGGTCTGGCCGATGTGCCGCGAAAGCTGGCGTGACAAGGAGTCTCACGGCCTGCGCCTGCTGACCATCACCACGCTGTCGATTGTACCTATCGCGCTGATGGTGCTCACCGCAACCGGCTATTTCTACACCACGCTGCGCCTGTCCGGCCGCTGGATTGAAACCGTCTATCTGGTTATCGTCTGGAACCTGCTGTACCAGACCGTACTCCGCGGCCTGAGCGTCGCGGCCCGCCGCATCGCCTACCGCCGCGCGCTGGCCCGTCGCCAGCACCTGGTGAAAGAGGGGGCGGAAGGCGTTGAACCGCAGGAGGAGCCGAGCATCGCGCTGGAAGAGGTCAACCAGCAGACGTTACGCATCACCATGTTGGTGATGGTGGCGCTGTTCGGCGTGATGTTCTGGGCGATTTGGTCGGATCTTATCACCGTTTTTGCCTATCTCGACAGCATCACCCTCTGGCACTACAGCGTGACGGAAGCCGGGGCGGACGTCATCCGGAACGTCACCCTCGGCAGCCTGCTGTTCGCGCTGGTCGCCGGGATGGTGGCGCTGGCGCTTATCCGCAACCTGCCGGGCCTGCTGGAGGTGCTGGTGCTCTCGCGGCTCAACATGCGCCAGGGGGCTTCCTACGCCATTACCACCATTCTGAACTACGTCATTATCGCCGTCGGCGCGATGACGGTGTTTGGTTCGCTGGGCGTCTCGTGGGATAAGCTGCAGTGGCTGGCGGCGGCGCTGTCGGTGGGTCTCGGTTTTGGCCTGCAGGAGATCTTCGGGAACTTCGTCTCCGGCCTGATTATTCTCTTCGAGCGTCCGGTGCGTATCGGCGATACGGTGACGATCGGCACCTTCTCCGGGACGGTCAGCAAGATCCGTATTCGTGCGACCACGATTACCGACTTCGATCGCAAAGAGGTGATCATTCCGAACAAAGCGTTCGTGACCGAGCGCCTGATCAACTGGTCGCTCAGCGATACCATTACCCGCGTAGTGATCCGCCTTGGCGTGGCCTACGGATCGGATCTCGACAAAGTGAAAGAGGTGCTGCTGCGCGTGGCGCACGAGCATCCGAAGGTGATGCAGGATCCGGCGCCGTCGGTGTTCTTCACCACCTTTGGCGCCAGCACGCTGGATCATGAGCTGCGTCTGTACGTGCGCGAGCTGCGCGATCGCAGCTACACCGTCGATGAGCTCAACCGCGCTATCGATCGCCTGTGCCGTGAAAACGACATCAATATCGCCTTCAACCAGCTTGAAGTGCATCTGCGTAACGAGAAGGGCGATGAGGTCACGGAAGTCAAACGTGACGTGAAAGGCGACGACCCGACGCCGTCGCAGGCGTAA
- the acrR gene encoding multidrug efflux transporter transcriptional repressor AcrR, with product MARKTKQQALETRQHILDVALRLFSQQGVSSTSLADIAKAAGVTRGAIYWHFKNKSDLFSEIWQLSEFSIADLETEYRAKFPDDPLSVLREILVYILEATVIDERRRLLMEIIFHKCEFVGEMAEVQLVQRGLCLESYDRIEFTLNECMRARLLPVNLLTRRAAILMRGYISGLVENWLFAPESFNLKNEARDYVAILLEMFQFCPTLRAVSPAV from the coding sequence ATGGCACGAAAAACCAAACAACAGGCGCTGGAAACACGACAACACATACTCGATGTGGCTCTGCGTTTGTTCTCGCAACAGGGGGTATCATCTACCTCGCTGGCGGACATTGCAAAAGCGGCGGGTGTGACGCGCGGCGCTATCTATTGGCATTTCAAAAACAAATCCGATTTGTTTAGTGAAATCTGGCAGCTCTCAGAATTCAGCATCGCCGATCTCGAAACAGAGTATCGGGCAAAATTCCCCGATGATCCACTGTCAGTTTTAAGGGAGATTTTAGTCTATATTCTTGAAGCTACGGTAATAGATGAACGTCGGCGACTGCTGATGGAAATCATCTTCCATAAATGCGAGTTTGTCGGCGAAATGGCGGAGGTTCAGCTGGTGCAGCGGGGCCTGTGTCTGGAAAGCTATGACCGTATCGAATTCACCCTGAACGAGTGCATGCGCGCCCGGCTGCTGCCGGTGAATTTACTGACCCGCCGGGCGGCGATTTTGATGCGCGGCTACATCTCCGGGCTCGTGGAAAACTGGCTGTTTGCCCCCGAGTCGTTCAACCTGAAAAACGAGGCGCGGGACTACGTGGCTATCTTGCTGGAAATGTTCCAGTTTTGCCCGACGCTGCGCGCGGTATCGCCCGCCGTCTGA
- the recR gene encoding recombination mediator RecR, which produces MQTSPLLTQLMEALRCLPGVGPKSAQRMAFTLLQRDRSGGMRLAQALTRAMSEIGHCADCRTFTEQDVCNICSNPRRQENGQICVVESPADIYAIEQTGQFSGRYFVLMGHLSPLDGIGPDDIGLDRLEQRLAAETLSEVILATNPTVEGEATANYIAELCEQYGVEASRIAHGVPVGGELEMVDGTTLSHSLAGRHKIKF; this is translated from the coding sequence ATGCAGACCAGCCCTCTGTTAACCCAGTTAATGGAAGCGCTGCGCTGCCTGCCGGGCGTCGGCCCGAAGTCGGCGCAGCGTATGGCCTTTACCCTGCTGCAGCGTGACCGCAGCGGGGGAATGCGCCTGGCGCAGGCGCTGACCCGGGCGATGTCGGAAATCGGCCACTGCGCCGATTGCCGCACCTTCACCGAGCAGGACGTCTGCAACATCTGCTCGAATCCGCGTCGTCAGGAAAACGGTCAGATTTGCGTGGTGGAAAGCCCGGCGGATATCTACGCTATCGAACAAACCGGGCAATTTTCCGGCCGCTACTTCGTGCTGATGGGACATTTGTCGCCGCTCGACGGCATCGGGCCTGACGATATCGGCCTCGACCGGCTGGAACAGCGGCTGGCGGCAGAAACGCTCAGCGAAGTGATCCTCGCGACCAACCCGACGGTGGAAGGCGAAGCGACCGCCAACTATATTGCCGAGCTTTGCGAGCAGTATGGCGTCGAAGCCAGCCGCATTGCCCACGGCGTACCGGTCGGCGGCGAGCTGGAAATGGTGGATGGCACCACGCTGTCGCACTCGCTTGCCGGGCGTCATAAGATTAAATTCTGA
- the apt gene encoding adenine phosphoribosyltransferase produces the protein MTATAQQLEYLKNSIKSIQDYPKPGILFRDVTSLLEDPKAYALSIELLTERYKNAGITKVVGTEARGFLFGAPVALALGVGFVPVRKPRKLPRETIAESYELEYGTDQLEIHVDAIVPGDKVLVVDDLLATGGTIEATVKLIRRLGGEVTDAAFIINLFDLGGEQRLEKQGINCYSLVPFPGH, from the coding sequence ATGACCGCAACTGCACAGCAGCTTGAATATCTGAAAAACAGCATCAAAAGCATCCAGGATTATCCGAAGCCTGGCATTCTTTTCCGTGATGTCACCAGCTTGCTGGAAGACCCGAAAGCCTACGCCCTCAGCATTGAACTGCTGACCGAGCGCTACAAAAACGCCGGTATCACCAAAGTGGTGGGAACGGAAGCGCGCGGTTTCCTGTTTGGTGCGCCGGTTGCGCTGGCGCTGGGTGTGGGTTTTGTGCCCGTACGTAAACCGCGCAAGCTGCCGCGTGAAACCATCGCGGAAAGCTACGAGCTGGAGTACGGCACCGATCAGCTGGAAATCCACGTTGATGCCATCGTGCCGGGCGATAAAGTGCTGGTGGTGGACGATCTGCTGGCGACCGGCGGCACCATCGAAGCGACCGTGAAGCTGATCCGCCGCCTGGGCGGTGAAGTGACCGATGCGGCGTTCATTATTAATCTGTTCGATCTCGGCGGCGAGCAGCGCCTCGAGAAGCAGGGGATTAACTGCTACAGCCTGGTGCCTTTCCCGGGTCATTGA
- the rsmS gene encoding pleiotropic regulatory protein RsmS, whose product MSLENAPDDVKLAVDLIALLEEHAIAPETVLSALEMVKRDFERKLRESAGDA is encoded by the coding sequence ATGTCGCTGGAAAACGCCCCGGATGATGTAAAACTTGCGGTAGATCTCATCGCGCTGCTCGAAGAGCACGCCATTGCGCCGGAAACGGTGCTGAGCGCGCTGGAGATGGTCAAACGGGATTTTGAGCGCAAGCTGCGCGAAAGCGCCGGAGATGCCTGA
- the acrA gene encoding multidrug efflux RND transporter periplasmic adaptor subunit AcrA: MNKNRGLTPLAVVLMLSGSLALTGCDDKGAQQGAAHMPEVGVVTLKTEPLQMTTELPGRTNPYRVAEVRPQVSGIILKRNFTEGSNIDAGVSLYQIDPATYQAAYDSAKGDLAKAEAAAKIAQLTVARYQKLVGTQYISKQDYDTAVANAQQANAAVVAAKAAVESARINLAYTKVTSPISGRIGASSVTEGALVQNGQATALATVQQLDPIYVDVTQSSNDFLRLKQELANGSLKQENGKAKVTLVTNDGIAYPQDGTLEFSDVTVDQTTGSITLRAIFPNPDHTLLPGMFVRAKLEEGVNPDALLVPQQGVTRTPRGEASVMVVGEGDKVEVRQVTATQAIGDKWLVTAGLKTGDRVIVTGLQKVRPGAQVKAQEVNSDNQQQAAGGAPSESTKS; encoded by the coding sequence ATGAACAAAAACAGAGGGTTAACGCCTCTGGCGGTCGTTCTGATGCTCTCAGGCAGCTTAGCGCTAACAGGATGTGATGATAAAGGAGCCCAGCAAGGAGCTGCTCATATGCCAGAGGTTGGCGTGGTAACGCTCAAAACCGAACCTCTTCAGATGACAACGGAGTTACCCGGTCGTACTAACCCATACCGCGTTGCTGAAGTTCGTCCCCAGGTCAGCGGGATAATCCTGAAACGTAACTTTACCGAAGGCAGTAACATCGACGCGGGCGTCTCCCTGTATCAAATCGATCCGGCCACTTATCAGGCCGCGTATGACAGTGCGAAAGGCGATCTGGCGAAAGCCGAAGCGGCGGCGAAAATCGCTCAACTGACGGTAGCGCGTTATCAGAAACTGGTGGGTACGCAGTACATCAGTAAGCAGGATTACGACACCGCCGTTGCCAATGCGCAACAGGCCAATGCTGCCGTTGTGGCGGCAAAAGCCGCTGTAGAAAGCGCGCGCATCAACCTGGCGTACACCAAAGTGACCTCGCCTATCAGCGGGCGCATTGGCGCATCATCCGTGACCGAGGGCGCGCTGGTGCAAAACGGCCAGGCGACAGCGCTGGCGACCGTGCAGCAGCTTGATCCTATCTACGTCGATGTGACCCAGTCCAGCAACGATTTCCTGCGCCTGAAGCAGGAGCTGGCGAACGGCTCGCTGAAACAGGAAAACGGTAAAGCGAAAGTGACGCTGGTCACCAATGACGGCATCGCGTATCCGCAAGACGGCACGCTGGAGTTCTCTGACGTGACCGTTGACCAGACCACCGGTTCTATCACCCTGCGCGCTATCTTCCCGAACCCGGATCACACGCTGCTGCCAGGGATGTTCGTTCGCGCGAAACTGGAAGAAGGCGTTAACCCGGATGCCCTGCTGGTGCCTCAGCAAGGGGTAACCCGTACACCGCGCGGTGAAGCCAGCGTGATGGTTGTCGGCGAAGGCGACAAAGTCGAAGTTCGCCAGGTGACCGCCACCCAGGCCATTGGCGATAAGTGGTTAGTGACCGCAGGCCTGAAGACAGGCGACCGCGTGATCGTCACCGGTTTACAAAAAGTAAGACCGGGCGCACAGGTAAAAGCGCAGGAAGTGAATTCTGACAACCAACAACAAGCCGCAGGCGGCGCCCCGTCAGAATCGACCAAGTCTTAA
- the priC gene encoding primosomal replication protein N'', with translation MKTDLLLQSLNAQLMRLEQDIRPMAFHATLGRRFDRQLFRNQSPFLQACLEEARENLRALEHAVAQRQTAQVVWLAEHLAAQLEAIARESAAWALREWDSGSPTLTRWQRKRLRHQDYERRLLAMKQAREQQLAQATTLAEQQRLSREIDAFRGRLARCRDALQNIETVLARLTR, from the coding sequence ATGAAAACTGACCTGTTACTGCAATCGCTAAATGCGCAGCTTATGCGCCTGGAACAGGACATCCGGCCGATGGCGTTTCACGCGACGCTGGGACGGCGGTTCGACCGTCAGCTGTTTCGCAACCAGAGCCCGTTTCTGCAGGCCTGCCTTGAAGAGGCGCGGGAGAACCTGCGGGCGCTGGAGCACGCCGTCGCGCAGCGGCAAACCGCGCAGGTCGTCTGGCTGGCGGAACATCTGGCGGCGCAGCTGGAGGCCATTGCGCGGGAAAGCGCCGCCTGGGCGCTGCGCGAATGGGATAGCGGTTCGCCGACGCTCACGCGCTGGCAGCGCAAAAGGCTGCGCCATCAGGACTATGAGCGGCGTCTGCTGGCCATGAAGCAGGCGCGCGAGCAGCAGCTGGCGCAGGCGACAACGCTTGCGGAACAGCAGCGCCTGTCGCGGGAAATCGACGCCTTTCGCGGGCGTCTGGCGCGCTGTCGGGATGCCCTGCAAAATATTGAAACGGTGCTGGCGCGCCTGACGCGCTAG